The following proteins come from a genomic window of Kwoniella bestiolae CBS 10118 chromosome 3, complete sequence:
- a CDS encoding 60S ribosomal eL43 domain-containing protein: MTSSELCPCLCPIHHNKYDHPLTYLYHIPQTKRTKKVGVTGKYGTRYGASLRKTVKKMEITQHARYACPSCGKNAVKRTAVGIWKCKGCAKTYAGGAYTFGTPSAATVRSTIRRLREVAEV, translated from the exons ATGACTTCGTCAGAACTGTGCCCGTGCCTCTGCCCTATACACCATAACAAATACGATCATCCACTAACGTATCTTTATCATATCCCACAGACCAAAAGAACTAAGAAGGTCGGAGTTACCGGTAAATACGGTACTCGATATGGTGCTTCCTTGAGAAAGAC cgtcaagaagatggaaatcACCCAACACGCTCGATACGCTTGTCCCTCGTGCGGAAAG AACGCCGTCAAGAGAACCGCCGTCGGTATCTGGAAATGCAAAGGATGCGCCAAGACCTACGCCGGTGGTGCTTACACCTTCGGTACCCCCTCTGCCGCCACCGTACGATCAACCATCAGACGATTAAGAGAAGTTGCTGAAGTATAA
- a CDS encoding GTP cyclohydrolase I: MSSSDKPTLSSSPRNPTAPAPSSSRPIPTANLNNLSLLSESSTGSWERGRMHGNARSPPTHTSSLEGGLPGAPGSSSFDNNLNKPWPSNQGLSKPDPATGRVKFQPQSNIPHYARTPREGYGFRPTSGSTTPTTSASASLAYPFPASHGRRDEEDDMDHRPDGRSMDQLRTEVRDELDKSGLLLHQAARGVVNDVAESAGTEEERGIADEEGLGWPAKSTHLRLHSSPTEKAANLQLLSSAIRTVLECIGEDPDREGLQRTPERYAKALMWMTKGYEERLVDVINDAVFAEDHDEMVIVRDIEVFSLCEHHMVPFTGKISIGYIPNKLVLGLSKLARIAETFSRRLQVQERLTKQVALAVEEAIRPRGVAVVMEASHMCMSMRGVQKPGATTVTSTMLGCFRSQQKTREEFLTLIRTPSVTHR; this comes from the exons ATGTCATCGTCGGACAAACCAACcctatcttcctcacctcGTAATCCCACCGCCCCCGCTCCAAGCTCATCTCGACCAATCCCCACAgccaacctcaacaacctctccctcctctccgaATCATCCACAGGAAGCTGGGAACGAGGCAGGATGCACGGCAACGCGCGTTCTCCACCAACTCATACGTCCTCCCTCGAGGGTGGTCTACCCGGTGCTCCTGGCTCCTCATCATTTGACAATAACTTGAACAAACCATGGCCATCGAATCAGGGACTGAGTAAACCCGACCCAGCAACTGGTCGAGTGAAATTCCAACCTCAATCCAATATCCCGCATTACGCCAGAACACCCAGAGAAGGGTATGGCTTCAGACCTACCTCGGGATCTACCACCCCTACTACCTCTGCTTCCGCCAGCTTGGCATATCCTTTCCCTGCGTCGCATGGGAgacgggatgaggaggatgacatggATCATAGGCCTGATGGAAGGTCAATGGATCAGCTGAGGACGGAAGTGCGGGATGAGCTGGATAAGAGTGGGCTGTTGCTTCATCAGGCTGCTAGGGGGGTTGTTAATGATGTGGCTGAGAGTGCggggacggaggaggagagggggatagctgatgaggagggattgggatggCCTG CCaaatcaacccacctccgACTCCATTCCTCCCCTACCGAAAAAGCTGCCaacctccaactcctctctTCAGCCATCCGAACCGTCCTGGAATGTATAGGCGAAGATCCCGATCGAGAAGGTCTACAACGTACGCCCGAGCGATACGCCAAGGCTTTGATGTGGATGACAAAGGGGTATGAGGAGAGATTGGTAGATGTGATTAATGATGCGGTGTTTGCGGAGGATCATGATGAGATGGTTATTGTTAGGGATATTGAGGTTTTTAGTTTGTGTGAACATCATATGGTGCCTTTTACTGGGAAG ATATCAATTGGTTATATCCCCAACAAGCTCGTCCTTGGTCTATCGAAATTAGCTAGAATAGCTGAAACCTTCTCAAGGAGATTACAAGTCCAAGAGCGATTGACCAAACAAGTTGCCCTGGCTGTCGAGGAGGCTATCAGACCCAGAGGTGTGGCTGTCGTAATGGAAGCTTC ACACATGTGTATGTCCATGAGAGGTGTGCAGAAGCCTGGTGCTACCACTGTTACCAGTACGATGTTGGGTTGTTTCAGATCTCAGCAGAAGACTagggaagag